From a region of the Thermomicrobium roseum DSM 5159 genome:
- a CDS encoding glycoside hydrolase family 15 protein: protein MPRDLPIGNGRLLLAFDRTYTLRDVYFPRVGQENHAQGRLNRFGIWCDGEFAWFSDEGWERDLRYEERTLVTDVRLHHPRLGLTLVCHDAVALEHDLWIRRVTVRNERPIPRTVRLFLHFDGYLWGYADGETVYYEPTARALVHYKGKRYFWFSGWAGDRPGYHCFACGNKAFRGHEGTWRDAEDGVLSGNPIAQGSVDSIGGLELVLPAGGEGKATFWMAAGLRFADVYRLHQTVLQLGPEALLTRVRRYWQSWIEPDPPGLVSLSPTLQRLYRQSLLILRTQIDEGGAILAANDSDILQFGRDTYSYVWPRDGALIASALLDAGYPELARRFFTFIGDLVTHYGFFLHKYNPDGSAGSSWHPWAGPTGDLQFPIQEDSTALVLMTLWDYYRKTRDLELLRGLYSSVVVPCGRFLASYRDPVTGLPAPSYDLWEERRGIHTFTVAAVVAGLRAAARLARIFGDDQFAEGWDRAADGIRAAASRYLFRTELGRFARMLTVDAQGNVEPDPTIDASLAGLFLFGLFPARDPRVVATMQAVEERLWVKTPVGGIARYEDDYYYQMSRDIERIPGNPWFICTLWLADWHIARATSPAELARAQELLEWVAAHALPSGVLAEQVHPETGEPLSVSPLSWSHGTFIATVLRYLEREGQLAAAGWPSFLAP, encoded by the coding sequence ATGCCGCGCGATCTCCCGATCGGCAACGGACGGTTGCTTCTCGCGTTCGACCGGACGTATACCCTGCGCGATGTCTACTTCCCGCGGGTGGGGCAGGAGAACCATGCGCAGGGGCGCCTCAACCGCTTCGGCATCTGGTGCGATGGTGAATTCGCGTGGTTCTCCGACGAAGGGTGGGAGCGCGACCTCCGCTACGAAGAACGCACGCTGGTGACGGACGTTCGCTTGCACCACCCGCGGCTCGGGCTGACACTCGTCTGTCATGATGCCGTGGCCCTCGAGCACGATCTCTGGATACGACGGGTAACGGTCCGGAACGAGCGGCCGATCCCGCGGACTGTACGCCTGTTTCTCCATTTCGATGGGTACCTGTGGGGCTACGCCGATGGTGAGACGGTGTACTACGAGCCCACGGCGCGAGCACTCGTGCACTACAAGGGAAAACGCTACTTCTGGTTTTCCGGTTGGGCCGGCGATCGACCCGGTTACCACTGCTTCGCCTGTGGGAACAAGGCGTTCCGTGGGCATGAGGGGACCTGGCGCGATGCCGAGGACGGGGTGTTGAGCGGGAATCCGATCGCGCAGGGGTCGGTCGACTCGATCGGGGGACTGGAACTCGTGCTTCCGGCTGGGGGTGAGGGGAAAGCTACGTTCTGGATGGCAGCCGGGCTCCGCTTCGCCGATGTCTACCGGCTGCACCAGACAGTGCTCCAGCTGGGCCCAGAAGCGTTGCTGACCCGCGTCCGGCGCTATTGGCAGAGCTGGATCGAGCCCGATCCTCCGGGTTTGGTCTCTCTCTCGCCGACGCTGCAGCGCCTCTACCGGCAAAGCTTGTTGATCCTGCGGACGCAGATCGACGAGGGTGGAGCGATCCTCGCGGCGAATGACTCCGATATTCTGCAATTCGGTCGCGATACGTACAGTTACGTCTGGCCGCGCGATGGCGCGCTCATCGCCAGCGCGTTGTTGGATGCCGGCTATCCGGAACTGGCGCGGCGCTTCTTCACTTTCATCGGTGACCTGGTCACCCACTACGGATTTTTCTTGCACAAGTACAACCCGGACGGCTCCGCTGGGTCGAGCTGGCATCCCTGGGCAGGTCCGACGGGTGACCTCCAGTTCCCGATCCAGGAGGACAGTACTGCTCTCGTACTGATGACCCTCTGGGATTACTATCGCAAGACCCGCGACCTGGAACTTCTCCGCGGCTTGTACAGCTCGGTGGTCGTCCCGTGCGGGCGTTTCCTGGCTTCCTATCGTGATCCGGTCACCGGATTGCCCGCGCCCTCGTACGACCTCTGGGAAGAGCGACGCGGTATCCACACGTTCACCGTGGCGGCTGTCGTGGCCGGGTTGCGTGCTGCGGCACGCTTGGCGCGAATCTTCGGTGACGACCAGTTCGCGGAGGGGTGGGATCGTGCTGCCGATGGTATCCGCGCTGCGGCGAGCCGCTACCTCTTCCGAACGGAACTCGGGCGCTTCGCCCGCATGCTCACGGTCGATGCGCAGGGGAACGTCGAACCTGACCCGACGATCGATGCCAGCCTGGCGGGGCTGTTCCTGTTCGGGTTGTTCCCGGCGCGCGATCCACGCGTCGTCGCCACGATGCAGGCAGTCGAGGAACGACTGTGGGTGAAGACTCCGGTCGGAGGCATCGCCCGCTACGAGGACGACTACTATTACCAGATGAGTCGCGATATCGAGCGCATTCCTGGCAATCCCTGGTTCATCTGCACGCTGTGGCTCGCAGATTGGCACATCGCGCGGGCGACTTCTCCCGCGGAACTCGCTCGTGCCCAGGAGTTGCTCGAATGGGTCGCAGCCCACGCGCTACCGAGTGGCGTGCTGGCCGAGCAGGTGCATCCGGAGACGGGCGAGCCGCTCTCCGTCAGCCCCTTGAGCTGGAGTCATGGAACCTTCATCGCGACCGTGCTGCGCTATCTCGAACGCGAAGGCCAGCTCGCGGCGGCGGGCTGGCCTTCTTTCCTCGCTCCCTGA
- a CDS encoding response regulator, protein MTTNKIRVLLADDHPIVRVGLRALLEAEPDIAVVGEAGTADEAVELARTLQPDVAVLDISMPGNGLEALRRIASLGLPTRTLILTVHAEERYLLPVLQAGGSGYVRKSSLHTDLVEAIRLVARGEVFIDQAAARTLLQGYLDHARTGEVQDPAQLLSEREREVLRLTAAGYTAQEIADQLFLSPKTVETYRHRVMQKLGFSRRSELVRFALRIGLLDPQAE, encoded by the coding sequence ATGACGACGAACAAGATCCGCGTTCTCTTAGCTGATGATCACCCGATCGTGCGCGTCGGTCTGCGCGCTCTTTTGGAGGCGGAGCCGGACATCGCGGTGGTCGGTGAAGCTGGAACGGCCGACGAAGCGGTCGAGTTAGCTCGTACCCTGCAACCCGATGTGGCAGTCTTGGACATCAGCATGCCCGGCAACGGCTTGGAAGCCTTGCGCCGCATCGCCAGTCTCGGCCTCCCCACACGCACCTTGATTCTCACCGTGCACGCTGAGGAACGCTACCTCTTGCCAGTGCTGCAGGCAGGCGGGTCAGGATACGTGCGCAAGTCGAGCTTGCACACCGACCTCGTCGAGGCGATCCGCCTGGTCGCCCGCGGTGAGGTCTTCATCGACCAGGCGGCCGCCCGCACCCTGCTGCAGGGTTACCTGGACCATGCGCGGACCGGCGAGGTACAAGATCCGGCGCAACTCCTCTCTGAGCGGGAACGGGAAGTGCTTCGGCTCACCGCGGCCGGGTACACGGCGCAAGAGATCGCCGATCAACTGTTCCTCTCCCCCAAGACGGTCGAGACCTACCGGCATCGCGTCATGCAGAAGCTGGGCTTTTCGCGCCGCTCCGAACTCGTGCGCTTCGCGCTCCGCATCGGGTTGTTAGACCCTCAAGCCGAGTGA
- the ffh gene encoding signal recognition particle protein, giving the protein MFEALTDRLTQVFQRIGRKGRLTEEDVDEALREVRRALLEADVHYTVVRDFIAAVRERAIGEEVLRSLTPAQQVIAIVHQELVRVLGSERVPLLWASQPPTIIMLVGLQGSGKTTQVAKLGYHLRKEGRRPLLVAADIYRPAAVEQLRTLGKQHDLPVYDEGTKVDPVETVKHAVKVARDQGYNPVIIDTAGRLQIDEPMMQELERMAEAVRPTEILLVADAMTGQEAVNVAKEFHRRLSLTGLILTKLDGDARGGAALSIRAVVGVPIKFIGTGERVDALEPFYPDRLATRILGMGDVLSLIEKAQQQISQEEGKKLQEKLLAGTFDLEDFLRQLQQVKKMGPLTQLLEMIPGMGQLLRQQQVQISDDEYKRIEAIILSMTPEERRNPDIINYSRRRRIAQGSGTTIAEVSQLLTQFKQMQRMMAELGQLAAGRSRGPLRGLLGAGNAFPSLPGLDGFPGIGTAPARPQPAAHHGRHQSKKKKKKRR; this is encoded by the coding sequence ATGTTCGAGGCGCTGACGGACCGCTTGACCCAGGTCTTCCAACGCATCGGTCGCAAGGGGCGCCTCACCGAAGAGGACGTCGACGAGGCACTACGTGAAGTCCGACGTGCTCTTTTGGAAGCCGACGTCCATTACACGGTCGTGCGTGACTTCATCGCCGCGGTCCGCGAGCGCGCGATCGGCGAAGAGGTGCTGCGCTCCTTGACGCCAGCGCAGCAAGTGATCGCCATCGTCCACCAGGAGCTCGTGCGCGTGCTCGGCAGCGAGCGGGTTCCACTCCTGTGGGCGAGCCAGCCGCCGACGATCATCATGCTGGTCGGCCTGCAGGGTTCGGGCAAAACAACGCAAGTCGCGAAGCTCGGCTATCACCTGCGCAAGGAGGGACGCCGACCACTGCTCGTAGCGGCCGATATTTACCGGCCGGCTGCGGTCGAGCAGTTGCGGACGCTGGGCAAGCAGCACGATCTTCCCGTCTACGACGAAGGGACCAAGGTTGATCCAGTCGAGACCGTCAAGCATGCGGTCAAGGTCGCCCGCGACCAGGGCTATAACCCGGTTATCATCGATACAGCTGGTCGGTTGCAGATCGACGAGCCGATGATGCAGGAACTCGAGCGGATGGCCGAAGCAGTCCGCCCGACCGAGATCCTGCTCGTCGCCGACGCCATGACCGGGCAAGAGGCAGTCAATGTCGCCAAAGAGTTTCACCGGCGTCTTTCGCTGACCGGCCTCATCCTGACCAAGCTGGACGGCGACGCGCGCGGTGGAGCTGCGCTCTCTATTCGAGCCGTGGTCGGGGTTCCCATCAAATTCATCGGAACCGGTGAGCGGGTCGATGCGCTCGAACCCTTTTATCCTGATCGGCTGGCGACCCGCATCCTGGGGATGGGCGATGTCCTCTCGCTGATCGAAAAAGCGCAGCAGCAGATCAGCCAGGAAGAGGGGAAGAAACTCCAAGAAAAACTGCTCGCGGGCACCTTCGATCTGGAAGACTTCCTGCGGCAGTTGCAACAGGTCAAGAAGATGGGTCCGCTCACCCAGCTCCTGGAGATGATCCCCGGTATGGGGCAGCTGCTGCGCCAGCAGCAGGTGCAGATCAGCGACGACGAGTACAAGCGGATCGAGGCGATCATCCTTTCGATGACCCCCGAGGAGCGGCGCAACCCGGACATCATCAACTACAGTCGGCGCCGACGCATCGCGCAGGGGAGCGGCACGACGATCGCTGAGGTCTCGCAGCTGTTGACGCAGTTCAAGCAGATGCAGCGCATGATGGCCGAACTCGGACAGCTGGCTGCTGGACGCAGCCGAGGCCCGCTGCGCGGTCTGCTCGGAGCCGGCAACGCATTCCCGAGCTTGCCGGGGCTGGACGGTTTCCCAGGGATCGGCACTGCCCCAGCTCGACCGCAGCCAGCAGCCCACCACGGTCGACACCAGAGCAAGAAGAAAAAGAAGAAGCGCCGCTGA
- a CDS encoding DUF2085 domain-containing protein yields the protein MERLEHSKRRTIVEWASLLPPLAVLAAVALLWSVAPSQLELATRAALHGLCAQRPSHSFWFGPYRLPFDARMTGIYAGAAATVAWLARRAARRSAAPPSPLAIGFLATGVVMLAVDGLNSLALDLGLRSLYSPHNLLRYATGAWTGVALGSMLWWVFQSTTWRSDLCDSGTVFELKRDGIPLAAALAFFGWFAWRGPVFWFPLVAVGLVLAALLTLALLAWPVVLALIGRIECATTWQELRRPALAALTIALAFMVVTSVARYGLERMLGLSSLT from the coding sequence ATGGAGCGTCTCGAGCACAGCAAACGGCGGACGATCGTCGAGTGGGCCTCGTTATTGCCGCCGCTCGCTGTCCTGGCGGCAGTCGCATTGCTGTGGTCCGTTGCGCCGAGCCAGCTCGAACTGGCGACCCGTGCGGCCTTGCACGGGTTGTGTGCCCAACGGCCGAGCCATTCCTTCTGGTTCGGCCCGTACCGGTTGCCCTTTGATGCTCGGATGACCGGTATCTACGCAGGTGCTGCAGCGACGGTCGCCTGGCTCGCCCGGCGAGCGGCTCGCCGGTCAGCCGCACCCCCGTCTCCGCTCGCGATCGGGTTTCTCGCCACCGGGGTCGTGATGCTTGCAGTCGATGGCCTGAACTCGCTGGCGCTCGACCTCGGCCTGCGGTCGCTCTATTCGCCGCACAACCTGCTGCGCTATGCCACCGGTGCCTGGACCGGCGTCGCGCTCGGCAGCATGCTCTGGTGGGTCTTCCAGTCGACGACTTGGCGCTCCGATCTCTGCGACTCGGGCACCGTGTTCGAGTTGAAGCGCGATGGTATCCCGCTCGCCGCAGCGCTGGCCTTTTTCGGCTGGTTTGCCTGGCGGGGGCCGGTCTTCTGGTTTCCGTTGGTGGCGGTGGGGCTAGTCCTGGCGGCGCTCCTCACGTTGGCACTGCTCGCCTGGCCGGTGGTCCTGGCTCTGATCGGCCGGATCGAATGCGCAACGACCTGGCAAGAGCTTCGCCGTCCTGCCCTTGCCGCACTGACGATCGCGCTCGCGTTCATGGTGGTGACGAGTGTCGCCCGCTATGGACTCGAGCGGATGCTCGGTCTCTCCTCGCTGACTTGA
- a CDS encoding sensor histidine kinase → MTTRIATITGYLVRSLAHLPIFYKVLIANSLIVVTGAVAGTTLTLLSTGSTEHLFELVALFTIAGTFLSVLINWIVLRAAFRPIDVLEQTADEVRRGNFHVRAPSVPLSDPDLENLTATFNAMLDTLVGYQQRLRELSQRVLTAQEEERQRIARELHDDPAQSLTALLVLLKMLHDRQQPTDGRTLQELIDLTTATLESIRAIAQELRPPVLDDFGLAAALEGLAAQYWQRFGLPVHVYVRGQRQRLSPEIELALYRIAQEALTNVAKHADATYATIDLQFREGTVSLRIEDDGRGFEPREGLGRGLGLFGMRERAELVHGTFALESEPGHGTRITVAVPLESRTQFASTTGVRA, encoded by the coding sequence ATGACAACACGAATTGCGACGATCACTGGCTATCTCGTTCGGTCGCTCGCTCATCTTCCCATCTTTTACAAGGTCTTGATCGCCAATTCTCTGATCGTGGTCACCGGGGCCGTCGCCGGAACCACGCTCACGCTGTTGAGTACGGGAAGCACTGAGCACCTTTTCGAACTCGTCGCACTCTTCACGATCGCGGGAACCTTCCTCTCGGTTCTCATCAACTGGATCGTTCTGCGCGCGGCCTTTCGCCCCATCGATGTCCTGGAGCAGACAGCCGACGAGGTGCGACGCGGCAACTTCCACGTCCGGGCACCATCCGTTCCGCTCAGTGACCCCGATCTGGAGAACTTGACCGCGACGTTCAACGCGATGCTGGATACGCTGGTCGGCTACCAGCAACGGCTGCGGGAACTCTCCCAGCGCGTCCTGACCGCCCAGGAAGAGGAGCGCCAGCGGATCGCCCGCGAGCTGCACGATGATCCGGCACAGAGCCTGACCGCACTGCTGGTTCTGCTCAAGATGCTGCACGATCGGCAACAGCCGACCGATGGGCGAACCCTCCAGGAACTGATCGACCTGACGACAGCGACCCTCGAGTCGATCCGCGCCATCGCCCAGGAACTGCGCCCTCCCGTACTGGACGACTTTGGTCTCGCGGCAGCACTGGAAGGCTTGGCAGCGCAGTACTGGCAACGTTTCGGTCTCCCGGTTCATGTCTATGTCCGCGGGCAACGGCAGCGATTGTCACCGGAGATCGAGCTCGCACTCTATCGGATCGCGCAAGAGGCATTGACCAATGTGGCCAAGCACGCGGACGCGACGTACGCAACGATCGACCTGCAGTTCCGGGAGGGCACTGTTTCGTTGCGGATCGAGGACGACGGCCGGGGCTTCGAACCGCGAGAGGGCCTCGGACGTGGACTCGGACTGTTCGGGATGCGCGAGCGCGCCGAACTGGTTCACGGCACGTTCGCCCTCGAGAGCGAGCCCGGCCACGGAACCCGCATCACGGTCGCGGTGCCACTCGAGTCACGAACCCAGTTCGCGAGCACGACAGGAGTTCGAGCATGA
- the ftsY gene encoding signal recognition particle-docking protein FtsY yields MIFSRFFRRRTPPSPQLESGLKRSRQGIFRQIVQLFERSQIDRELFDDLEALLIQADLGVATTEALLERLQERVRRGEVRDPVEAREALREEMVALLEAAMRNRRVKIYQRGVPFVSLVVGVNGTGKTTTIAKLARYHLDQGRTVLLVAADTFRAAAIDQLKAWGERLGVPVIAHAPGADPGAVVFDGMQAAHNRGIDVLLIDTAGRLHTKSNLMAELAKIRRVIQRHVPDAPHEVLLVIDATTGQNGLNQARVFTEAAGVTDIALTKLDGTAKGGIAFAIARELGIPIAYVGTGEKPTDFAEFDPEAYVDALFFGDEED; encoded by the coding sequence GTGATCTTCAGTCGTTTTTTCCGCCGGCGGACCCCGCCCAGCCCACAACTGGAATCGGGCTTGAAGCGTAGCCGGCAGGGAATCTTTCGCCAGATCGTTCAGCTTTTCGAGCGGTCGCAAATCGACCGCGAGCTCTTCGATGACTTGGAAGCGTTGCTCATTCAGGCCGACCTGGGTGTGGCGACCACCGAAGCCTTGCTGGAACGACTCCAGGAGCGCGTGCGACGTGGCGAGGTCCGCGACCCGGTCGAGGCACGCGAGGCGCTGCGTGAGGAGATGGTCGCTCTGCTCGAGGCAGCGATGCGCAACCGCCGGGTCAAGATCTACCAGCGCGGGGTTCCGTTCGTCTCTCTGGTCGTCGGCGTCAATGGGACCGGAAAGACAACGACGATCGCCAAGTTGGCCCGGTATCACCTGGATCAGGGGCGGACGGTCCTGCTCGTCGCGGCCGATACCTTCCGCGCAGCCGCGATCGATCAACTCAAGGCGTGGGGCGAACGGCTCGGTGTGCCGGTCATCGCACACGCACCCGGCGCGGATCCAGGTGCCGTCGTGTTCGATGGCATGCAGGCAGCTCACAATCGGGGCATCGATGTCTTGCTGATCGATACTGCTGGCCGACTGCACACGAAGTCGAATCTGATGGCGGAACTGGCCAAGATCCGACGCGTCATCCAGCGACATGTGCCGGACGCCCCGCATGAGGTGCTGCTCGTCATCGACGCGACGACTGGGCAAAATGGCCTCAACCAGGCCCGGGTCTTCACGGAAGCAGCTGGCGTGACGGACATCGCGCTGACCAAGCTGGATGGGACGGCCAAAGGCGGGATCGCCTTCGCCATCGCGCGCGAACTCGGCATCCCGATCGCCTACGTAGGGACTGGTGAGAAGCCAACGGACTTTGCCGAATTCGATCCGGAAGCCTACGTCGACGCCCTGTTCTTCGGGGACGAGGAGGACTGA
- a CDS encoding N-acetylmuramoyl-L-alanine amidase yields the protein MRGSRLTRRMLLRVAGGVIAATVMELGSSQARGGVIRRTSWFVEGPFPTAGQILTPVYPLPFSFRSVEVSWQASVPRGALLQLSVRLRSDGESWSDWIPLAADPHTPPAQDDGWTYAPPILASGRAVQLGIVCEPGIGGAGPRVEAIRVTAVEVSLSDMQWFASSDLIDGWIVPRAGWGADESLRFDENGKEIWPPRYAPIQKVIVHHTVTRNDPPDPAATIRAIYAYHAVTLGWGDIGYNFVVDWQGRVYEGRYGGPNVVGAHTAGYNTGTLGIAVLGDFTATDPPRVVLDALARLVRTRAGQLDPGGIGPFRDLVDVPNIGGHRDYNITECPGDRLYAQLPLLRGMLKGTGPIVFPSKPRRLEPRAQLVSVTFTPASELYAGTLVRVDAVVRNVGPIELPTQGPPPGFIYDEGQTFDSVGFPKEEGAFRVGVDFEGNTGVPNPFRWGLPAPLPPGQEATVTGFIRLRSVRSWRLTASLVREYVRYEQQGVFPKDLTTLPPPTAPVPPSSDPNMIYFEVTQHNVPRVFYDYWRANGGLERFGYPLTEPFVEVSATDGQQYLVQYFERARFEHHPELAGTPFEVLLGLLGVERTRGRENEPAFRPVERPADPQIDYFVETRHTLRPPFQAYWWSRGGPAVFGYPISEPFEEVSKTDGQRYLVQYFERNRMEYHPELAGTRFEILLGHLGREALIDRGWLPGA from the coding sequence ATGCGGGGGAGCCGACTGACGCGGCGGATGCTCCTGCGCGTGGCTGGCGGGGTCATCGCAGCGACGGTCATGGAGTTGGGGAGCAGCCAGGCGCGTGGCGGGGTGATCCGGAGGACCAGTTGGTTCGTCGAGGGTCCGTTTCCCACAGCTGGCCAGATCCTGACGCCGGTCTATCCATTGCCGTTTTCCTTCCGCAGCGTCGAGGTGAGCTGGCAGGCCTCGGTTCCCCGAGGTGCGCTGTTGCAGCTCTCGGTCCGCCTGCGCAGCGACGGCGAAAGCTGGAGCGACTGGATCCCGCTCGCCGCTGATCCGCACACGCCACCAGCCCAGGACGATGGCTGGACCTATGCCCCACCGATCCTGGCCAGCGGACGAGCCGTCCAGCTCGGGATCGTCTGCGAGCCGGGCATCGGAGGAGCGGGGCCACGAGTCGAAGCGATCCGCGTGACCGCGGTCGAAGTCTCTTTGAGCGACATGCAGTGGTTCGCGAGCAGCGACCTCATCGATGGCTGGATCGTTCCTCGAGCCGGCTGGGGAGCTGATGAATCGTTGCGTTTCGATGAAAACGGGAAGGAAATCTGGCCACCACGCTACGCGCCGATCCAGAAAGTCATTGTCCACCATACCGTGACGCGCAACGATCCACCTGATCCGGCCGCGACGATCCGGGCCATTTACGCCTATCACGCTGTCACGCTCGGGTGGGGCGATATCGGCTACAACTTCGTCGTCGACTGGCAAGGACGCGTCTACGAAGGACGATACGGTGGTCCCAACGTCGTCGGCGCCCACACCGCCGGGTACAACACGGGGACGCTCGGGATCGCTGTGCTGGGGGACTTCACGGCGACCGATCCCCCGCGGGTCGTCCTCGACGCGCTGGCGCGTCTCGTCCGGACACGTGCAGGCCAACTCGACCCAGGCGGCATCGGGCCATTCCGCGACCTCGTGGACGTTCCCAACATCGGTGGGCACCGCGACTACAACATCACCGAATGCCCGGGTGACCGGCTTTATGCACAGTTGCCGCTCCTCCGCGGCATGCTCAAAGGAACTGGCCCGATCGTCTTCCCCTCCAAGCCGCGGCGCTTGGAACCGAGGGCCCAACTGGTCAGCGTGACCTTCACGCCAGCGAGCGAGTTGTACGCCGGCACACTCGTCCGGGTCGACGCGGTCGTTCGCAATGTCGGGCCGATCGAGCTGCCCACCCAAGGACCGCCTCCAGGATTCATCTACGATGAAGGCCAAACATTCGACAGTGTCGGCTTTCCGAAGGAGGAAGGAGCCTTTCGCGTCGGGGTCGATTTCGAAGGCAACACCGGCGTGCCCAACCCGTTCCGGTGGGGACTCCCTGCGCCGCTCCCACCCGGACAGGAAGCGACCGTGACCGGTTTCATCCGCTTACGGTCCGTGCGCAGCTGGCGCCTGACGGCCAGCTTGGTGCGCGAGTACGTGCGCTACGAGCAACAAGGCGTCTTCCCGAAAGACCTTACCACCCTGCCGCCACCGACTGCTCCGGTTCCACCGAGCAGCGATCCGAACATGATCTATTTCGAGGTCACCCAGCACAATGTCCCGCGCGTTTTCTACGACTACTGGCGAGCGAACGGGGGACTCGAGCGCTTCGGCTATCCACTGACCGAGCCATTCGTGGAGGTCTCCGCAACAGATGGGCAACAGTATCTCGTGCAGTACTTCGAGCGAGCGCGCTTCGAGCACCACCCCGAGTTGGCCGGGACACCGTTCGAGGTTTTGCTGGGGCTGCTCGGTGTCGAGCGGACACGCGGGCGCGAGAACGAGCCAGCGTTTCGGCCGGTGGAGCGGCCAGCCGATCCGCAGATCGATTACTTCGTCGAGACACGCCACACGTTACGGCCACCCTTCCAGGCATACTGGTGGAGCCGCGGGGGCCCTGCCGTCTTCGGTTACCCGATCAGCGAACCGTTCGAAGAAGTGAGCAAAACGGACGGGCAACGCTACCTCGTCCAGTACTTCGAGCGGAATCGCATGGAGTACCATCCCGAGCTGGCCGGAACTCGCTTCGAGATCCTGCTCGGCCATCTCGGCCGCGAGGCACTGATCGACCGCGGTTGGCTTCCCGGCGCGTGA
- the radC gene encoding RadC family protein — protein sequence MSENRATYHSIKELPASERPRERIQQYGPEVLTNAELLAIILNTGTRGESVLDLAQRLLVEFGGLVGLARADLASLRRFHGLGEAKAAKLKAALELGRRLALAQPEERPVIRTPEDVYAIAGAEMATLEQEQLRVVLLDTRNRVVRTVTVAQGHVNGAQVRIAELFREAIRANTPALVLLHNHPSGDPTPSRQDIELTESAVEAGTLLGIEVVDHLVIGHGRFCSLRRLGLGFAAT from the coding sequence ATGAGCGAAAATCGTGCGACCTATCACTCGATCAAAGAGTTGCCAGCGAGCGAGCGCCCGCGCGAGCGGATCCAGCAGTATGGGCCAGAAGTGCTGACCAATGCTGAGCTCCTGGCCATCATCCTGAACACGGGGACACGTGGCGAGTCGGTGCTCGACCTGGCGCAGCGCTTGCTCGTCGAGTTCGGTGGGCTCGTCGGTTTGGCCAGAGCTGATCTCGCCAGTCTGCGGCGTTTTCACGGACTCGGCGAGGCGAAGGCTGCCAAGCTCAAGGCGGCACTCGAACTCGGGCGGCGGCTCGCGCTGGCCCAACCGGAAGAACGTCCGGTAATCCGCACACCGGAAGACGTGTACGCGATCGCTGGGGCGGAAATGGCGACCCTGGAGCAGGAACAACTCCGGGTCGTGCTGCTCGATACCCGGAACCGCGTGGTGCGCACGGTGACGGTCGCACAGGGGCACGTGAACGGTGCCCAAGTGCGGATCGCCGAGTTGTTCCGGGAGGCTATCCGTGCCAACACTCCGGCACTCGTCTTGCTCCACAACCATCCGTCCGGTGACCCGACACCGTCTCGTCAGGATATCGAGCTGACCGAGAGTGCGGTCGAGGCGGGAACCCTGCTCGGGATCGAAGTGGTCGATCATCTCGTGATCGGGCATGGGCGCTTTTGCTCGCTGCGGCGGCTCGGGCTCGGGTTCGCCGCAACGTGA